DNA sequence from the Fusobacterium sp. DD2 genome:
TTTAGAAATTGGAAGAAAATTATTGTAGGACTTGCTGTAGGGTTCTGTTTAGTGGGATGTGGACAGGACGAGCAAAAACAGGTAAAAGAATTAAAGACAACAATGACTATGGATATAGATAGTATGAATCCATACAAGATTGTTTCTAGTGGATCTGAAGAGATTATGTTTAACGTATTTGAGGGACTTTTAATGCCAGGTGTAGATGGAAGTCTTGTACCAACTCTAGCAGAGAGCTGGAAAGTTTCAGAGGATGGAAAAACTTATACTTTTAAAATTAGAAAAGGTGTTAAATTTCATGATGGAACTACACTTACACCTAATGACGTTGTATTTTCATTAAAAAGAATGGCAGGTAAGGATGGATTACCTCCTGTGAAGGCTCTATTAGGTGAAATGCAGACAATTAAGGCAGTAGGGGATGATGAGGTTGAGGTGACATTAGCAAAGCCTAATTCAGCCTTTATATACGCTTTAACAATGGGAATAGTTCCAGAAGCAAATAAGGATAATCTTGAAAAAAATCCAATAGGAACAGGACCTTTCAAAGTAAAAGAGTATACAAGAGAGCAGGAACTTGTATTGGATAAATTTGATGACTATTGGGGAAATAAAGCAAAACTTGATAGAGTAATTGTTTATATAACTCCAAATACAGAGACAGCATTTTTAAAACTTCTATCTGGTGAGATAGATATGTTATCAAGAGTAGATGCAAAGAGAATAAATGAACTTAAGAATTTTAACAATGTATATGCACCACAAAATACAGTTCAGATATTTGCTCTAAACAATGCTGTTGAGCCATTTAACGATATAAGAGTTAGAAAAGCTATCAATTACGCAATTGATAAAGATGAGATAATTAAAAGTGTAATGGATGGAAATGGGATAAAACTTGAGACTAATATGAGTCCAGTTATGAAAAAATACTGTATTCCTAACATTGGACAAAAAAGAGATATAGAAAAAGCAAAAGAGCTTTTAAAAGAGTCAGGACATGAGAACTTTACATTTACAATAAAAGTGCCAAGTAACTACTCACTTCATGTAAATACAGCTCAAGTTATTGCTCAACAATTAAAGGAAATTGGATTAGATGCTAAGATAGAAACTATTGAATGGACAACATGGCTATCAGATGTTTACACTGGAAAACAATATGAGGCATCTATTGTTGGATTATCAGGTAAGTTAGACCCATATGCAATCTTAAGAAGATATACAAAGGCATACAAAAATAACTTCTTCAATTTTGATAATCCTGAGTATGATAGATTGGTAGCAGAAGCTAAGAACTCAACAGATGATGCTGTTGTAACTGCTAACTATAAAAAAGCACAAGAGATATTAAGAGATCAGCAGGCAGCTATTTATATTATGGACCCTGAACTTATGACATCTCTTGATAAGAGAATAAAAGGATTTGAGTACTATCCAACTCCTTTTATAAACTTTGCAAATATGAGTTTTGGAGACTGATATGTATTATATAAAGAAACTATTTAAAATGATATTTTCAATATATCTTATAGGAACAATATCATTTTTACTATTGGAATTGATACCTGGAGACCCAGCAATGGCTATATTAG
Encoded proteins:
- a CDS encoding ABC transporter substrate-binding protein codes for the protein MEFFRNWKKIIVGLAVGFCLVGCGQDEQKQVKELKTTMTMDIDSMNPYKIVSSGSEEIMFNVFEGLLMPGVDGSLVPTLAESWKVSEDGKTYTFKIRKGVKFHDGTTLTPNDVVFSLKRMAGKDGLPPVKALLGEMQTIKAVGDDEVEVTLAKPNSAFIYALTMGIVPEANKDNLEKNPIGTGPFKVKEYTREQELVLDKFDDYWGNKAKLDRVIVYITPNTETAFLKLLSGEIDMLSRVDAKRINELKNFNNVYAPQNTVQIFALNNAVEPFNDIRVRKAINYAIDKDEIIKSVMDGNGIKLETNMSPVMKKYCIPNIGQKRDIEKAKELLKESGHENFTFTIKVPSNYSLHVNTAQVIAQQLKEIGLDAKIETIEWTTWLSDVYTGKQYEASIVGLSGKLDPYAILRRYTKAYKNNFFNFDNPEYDRLVAEAKNSTDDAVVTANYKKAQEILRDQQAAIYIMDPELMTSLDKRIKGFEYYPTPFINFANMSFGD